TCTCGGACTGACCCCGCCGCGCTCGTCAGCTGCGGGAAACGGACAAGGGGACCTCTTCGGGGCGTGATGGGGCGGTGACGGCGAGCTTGGTGGCCGGAGTAGGAACCCCGGTGCCATGCTGAGCGTTGTTCCATGCGCGGAGACTCGCTTAGACTCCGCCGATGCCGCCTTTGTCGGCGGCATACAATCCCCCAACCATCAGGCCGCTCACCATCGCGGTCGTGTGAAGGAAGTTCCGACCCGTGAGTCTCGTGACCCTCCTCCCGTTCATCGTGCTCATCGGGGCCATGTTCCTGATGACCCGGTCTGCGAAGAAGAAGCAGCAGCAGGCCGCCGACATGCGGAACCAGATGCAGCCCGGATCCGGTGTCCGCACCATCGGTGGCATGTACGGCACCGTCAAGGAGGTCAGCGACGACACCGTCCTCGTTGACGCCGGCCCGGGCGTGGAGCTTCTCTTCGCCAAGAACGCGATCGGTGCCGTCCTCTCCGACGACGAGTACAACCGGATCGTGCACGGCATCGAGCACGACCTGAAGTCCGACGTCGTACCGGACGACGCCTCCTCCCTCACCGAGACCGACGAGCCCGACGCTGCCGCCGCCTCCGACGAGAAGGCCGTCGACCTCGGTAAGAAGGACGAGAACGACGAGGCCGAGGAGCCGTCCGACGCCTCCGTCGCCGCCGACGCGAAGTCGGACGACGAGCCGAAGAAGACCGACGGCGGCGACTCCGACGCGAAGTAGCCATGTTCCGGGGCGCGCGGGCCACGCCTGCGCGCCCCCGGGCATGCCGACTTCGCACGGGATCCCGACACCATGTCATGGCCGCCAGCCCGTCGATCCGGAGTGAGGCGGCCCGAGAGGGAGTACGAGAAGGTGGCAGCACCTAAGAAGGGCCGGAGCGCGAGCGCCCAGAGCAAGCCAGGGCGCTCGCTGGCCCTCATCCTGATCGCCATCGCGGCGCTCACCGGAGGGATGTTCGCCTCGGGGCACACCACTCCGCGACTCGGTATCGACCTGGCAGGCGGCACGAGCATCACGCTTCGCGCGGTCGCCGAGCCCGGCCAGGAATCCGCGATCAACAAGACCAACATGGACACCGCGGTCGACATCATGGAGCGCCGTGTCAATGGTCTGGGTGTCTCGGAGGCCGAGGTACAGACCCAGGGCGATCGCAACATCATCGTCAACATCCCCAAGGGCACCAACTCCAAGGAAGCCCGGGACCAGGTCGGCACCACCGCCAAGCTCTACTTCCGTCCGGTGATCGCCACCGAGGTCGCCGGCGCCGCCGCGACGCCGACCCCGTCGCCGAGCGCCTCCTCCAGCCCGTCGGGCAGCTCCGGCGACGAGGCGACGGACAAGTCGACCCCCTCCGGCACGCCGTCGGCGAGCTCCACCACCCAGGGCCGCGCGGTCACCGACGCCCTGAAGGCCGACTCCACGCCGTCCCCGAGCGCCACCCCCACCGGTGACGGCGCCGGGAGCAAGCTCGAAGCGCAGTACGCCGCGCTCGACTGCACCAAGAAGTCGGCCCGCGCCAAGGCGGGCGACGGAGCCAAGCCCACCGACTACACGGTCGCCTGCGGTCAGAACTCGTCCGGGCAGTGGCAGAAGTACATCCTCGGCCCCGCCGAGGTCGACGGCACCGACGTCGACAAGGCCCAGGCCGTCCTGAACACGCAGACCGGCGCCGGCTGGACCGTGACCATGGACTTCACGAACGGTGGCAGCAAGAAGTTCGCCGCCATCACCGGCAAGCTGGCCAAGAACCAGTCCCCGCAGAACCAGTTCGCGATCGTCCTGGACGGCGAGGTCGTCTCCGACCCCTTCGTGCGCCAGGCCCTGACGGGCGGCAACGCCGAGATCTCCGGCAACTTCAACCAGGAGTCGGCCCAGGCCCTCGCCAACATGCTGTCGTACGGCGCCCTGCCGCTGACCTTCCAGGAGGACAGCGTCACCACGGTGACCGCCGCGCTCGGCGGTGAGCAGCTGCACGCCGGTCTGATCGCCGGTGCGATCGGCCTCGGCCTGGTCGTGATCTACCTGCTGATCTACTACCGCGGCCTGTCGGTGATCGCCCTGCTGTCGCTGCTGGTCTCCGCGGCCCTGACCTACACGCTGATGGCGCTGCTCGGCCCGGCCATCGGCTTCGCGCTGAACCTGCCGGCCGTCTGTGGAGCGATCGTCGCCATCGGCATCACAGCGGA
The DNA window shown above is from Streptomyces chartreusis and carries:
- the yajC gene encoding preprotein translocase subunit YajC; this encodes MSLVTLLPFIVLIGAMFLMTRSAKKKQQQAADMRNQMQPGSGVRTIGGMYGTVKEVSDDTVLVDAGPGVELLFAKNAIGAVLSDDEYNRIVHGIEHDLKSDVVPDDASSLTETDEPDAAAASDEKAVDLGKKDENDEAEEPSDASVAADAKSDDEPKKTDGGDSDAK
- the secD gene encoding protein translocase subunit SecD codes for the protein MAAPKKGRSASAQSKPGRSLALILIAIAALTGGMFASGHTTPRLGIDLAGGTSITLRAVAEPGQESAINKTNMDTAVDIMERRVNGLGVSEAEVQTQGDRNIIVNIPKGTNSKEARDQVGTTAKLYFRPVIATEVAGAAATPTPSPSASSSPSGSSGDEATDKSTPSGTPSASSTTQGRAVTDALKADSTPSPSATPTGDGAGSKLEAQYAALDCTKKSARAKAGDGAKPTDYTVACGQNSSGQWQKYILGPAEVDGTDVDKAQAVLNTQTGAGWTVTMDFTNGGSKKFAAITGKLAKNQSPQNQFAIVLDGEVVSDPFVRQALTGGNAEISGNFNQESAQALANMLSYGALPLTFQEDSVTTVTAALGGEQLHAGLIAGAIGLGLVVIYLLIYYRGLSVIALLSLLVSAALTYTLMALLGPAIGFALNLPAVCGAIVAIGITADSFIVYFERVRDEIREGRSLRPAVERAWPRARRTILVSDFVSFLAAAVLFIVTVGKVQGFAFTLGLTTLLDVVVVFLFTKPLLTILARTKFFGNGHPWSGLDPKRLGAKPPLRRTRRPASPAAGPVDPKEA